A single genomic interval of Luteolibacter yonseiensis harbors:
- a CDS encoding TIGR03790 family protein — translation MRIFSLMWLVLAGFQAVLRAEISPAHVAVLYNSAVPESRKVAELYRDARGIPAENMIAMDMPATPDISREDYDRTIAKPLRRQFEARGWWKRDFQGDGVTLPVMNKIRVLVTVRGVPLRIRQVPKPKPREGAPPPPAPANPIEGHDEASVDSELAMFGVDGVPTDAVLANKFYQSEKSISEMNLPFLVLTARIDAPTFATCERMIRDAVEVEKTGLWGMAYVDVAQKLPLGDGWFESVAKSNRAAGIPTVVDRFNDTLPKNYPMTDASVYYGWYDWNVSGPFLNPQFRFRKGAVAMHLHSFSAEQLTNPTKNWSGALLEKGAAVTVGNVFEPYLHLTHDFSILQKRLLAGFTWVEACWMAMPATSWQGVVLGDPLYRPFKHLDGTGERANEDIPYRALRAAMIEWGRKPLERARQVEQAADRMQSGVMAEAAALEMVEQKDTAAAVLMFRKAKGFYVNSEDKLRQDFHVISIDRTANRKDMAVRGLREAQTAYGSLPGGDAVKAWLDILDPPPPPPADPTKPPGIPKP, via the coding sequence ATGAGAATTTTTTCGCTGATGTGGCTGGTGCTCGCGGGTTTCCAAGCGGTCCTGCGGGCGGAAATTTCTCCGGCGCATGTGGCGGTTCTCTACAATTCGGCGGTGCCGGAGTCGCGCAAGGTGGCGGAGTTGTACCGTGATGCGAGGGGCATTCCGGCGGAAAACATGATCGCGATGGACATGCCCGCCACGCCGGATATTTCGCGGGAGGATTACGACCGGACGATCGCGAAACCGCTGCGCCGGCAGTTCGAGGCGCGGGGGTGGTGGAAGCGGGATTTCCAAGGAGACGGGGTGACGCTGCCGGTGATGAACAAGATCCGGGTGCTGGTGACGGTGCGCGGCGTGCCGCTGCGGATCCGCCAGGTGCCGAAGCCGAAACCGCGCGAGGGTGCCCCGCCGCCGCCCGCCCCGGCGAATCCGATAGAGGGACACGACGAGGCGTCCGTGGATTCGGAGCTGGCGATGTTCGGCGTGGATGGCGTGCCGACGGACGCGGTCCTGGCGAACAAATTCTACCAGAGCGAGAAGTCGATCTCGGAGATGAACCTGCCGTTCCTCGTGCTGACGGCGCGGATCGACGCGCCGACTTTCGCGACCTGCGAGCGGATGATCCGGGACGCGGTGGAGGTGGAGAAGACGGGCCTGTGGGGGATGGCCTATGTGGATGTGGCGCAGAAGCTGCCGCTGGGCGACGGGTGGTTCGAGTCCGTGGCGAAGTCGAACCGCGCGGCGGGCATTCCCACCGTGGTGGATCGCTTCAATGACACGCTGCCGAAGAATTATCCCATGACGGACGCGTCGGTCTACTATGGCTGGTATGACTGGAACGTGAGCGGCCCGTTCCTGAATCCGCAGTTCCGTTTCCGCAAGGGCGCGGTGGCGATGCACCTGCATTCGTTCAGCGCGGAGCAACTGACGAATCCGACGAAAAACTGGAGCGGCGCGCTTCTGGAAAAAGGTGCGGCGGTGACCGTGGGCAACGTGTTCGAGCCCTACCTGCACCTGACGCATGATTTCAGCATCCTGCAGAAGCGGCTGCTGGCGGGGTTCACCTGGGTGGAGGCCTGCTGGATGGCGATGCCCGCGACATCGTGGCAGGGAGTGGTGCTCGGCGATCCTCTCTACCGGCCGTTCAAGCACCTGGACGGCACCGGTGAAAGAGCGAACGAGGACATTCCCTACCGCGCGCTGCGGGCGGCGATGATCGAGTGGGGCAGGAAGCCGCTGGAACGGGCCAGGCAGGTGGAGCAGGCGGCGGACCGCATGCAAAGCGGCGTGATGGCGGAGGCCGCGGCGCTGGAGATGGTGGAGCAGAAGGACACGGCCGCGGCGGTGCTCATGTTCCGCAAGGCCAAGGGATTCTATGTGAATTCCGAGGACAAGCTGCGGCAGGATTTTCATGTCATTTCCATCGACAGGACGGCGAATCGGAAAGATATGGCGGTGCGCGGGCTGCGGGAGGCGCAGACGGCCTATGGCAGTCTGCCGGGCGGGGACGCGGTGAAGGCATGGCTGGATATTCTCGATCCGCCACCGCCGCCACCGGCTGATCCGACCAAGCCGCCGGGCATCCCGAAACCATGA
- a CDS encoding FAD-dependent oxidoreductase has protein sequence MKPAGGTFDVAVIGGGSAGLAAAVTAAREGARTVLIERHGFLGGMGTASLVHSFCGLYLLRKEPGAVLANPGFPTEMAERMAAATGLGPVRMGRVDVLPQHPVEFVRIADAMVSAEPLLEVRLHTEVVAVARGNGGGNDAREGHQPEPGRESQKEPWPEPWQEPWVVSLADRGGVRSLRAHALVDASGDAVVAGLLGGGAEMAESPRLQRPAYVFGVRCGGVPDDEVRLETAGLVVEGIRKGDLPQGALGISFRASGRPGEVFGTLDLAGGEGYDPLDAGCLGGLEMEGRAVASRVMAWLAGRSDFWKHSYISHWPVRAGVRESRRWIGETVLTGADVLAGRRFEDEIALATWPMEFRENARGPKLKFPEGDRPTGIPLGCLKPRGVDGLFVAGRCISADHDAQASVRVMGTCFATGEAAGRAAVGACRVDGDR, from the coding sequence ATGAAGCCGGCGGGTGGGACCTTCGACGTCGCCGTGATCGGTGGCGGCAGCGCAGGTCTCGCCGCGGCGGTGACCGCCGCCCGTGAGGGGGCGCGGACGGTCTTGATCGAGCGCCATGGCTTCCTGGGAGGCATGGGCACCGCGTCTCTGGTGCATTCGTTCTGCGGGTTGTATCTGTTGAGGAAGGAGCCGGGCGCGGTCCTGGCGAATCCGGGTTTTCCGACGGAAATGGCGGAGCGGATGGCCGCCGCGACGGGGCTGGGTCCCGTGCGGATGGGGCGGGTGGATGTGCTGCCGCAGCACCCGGTGGAGTTCGTGAGGATCGCGGATGCGATGGTTTCCGCGGAGCCTCTGCTGGAAGTGCGGCTGCACACGGAAGTGGTGGCGGTGGCGCGGGGAAACGGCGGGGGAAACGACGCTCGCGAGGGGCATCAGCCGGAGCCCGGGCGTGAGTCTCAGAAGGAGCCGTGGCCGGAGCCGTGGCAGGAGCCGTGGGTGGTATCGCTGGCGGATCGCGGAGGAGTCCGTTCGTTGCGGGCACACGCCTTGGTGGACGCTTCGGGGGATGCGGTGGTGGCGGGTTTGCTGGGGGGCGGCGCGGAGATGGCGGAGTCGCCGAGATTGCAACGGCCCGCGTATGTTTTCGGAGTGAGGTGCGGTGGTGTGCCGGACGATGAAGTGCGCCTGGAAACGGCGGGACTCGTCGTCGAAGGCATCCGCAAGGGGGATCTGCCGCAGGGGGCGCTGGGGATTTCCTTCCGCGCGTCCGGCAGGCCGGGCGAGGTTTTCGGAACGCTGGATCTGGCGGGTGGCGAGGGGTATGATCCGCTGGACGCGGGGTGCCTGGGCGGGTTGGAAATGGAGGGGAGGGCCGTGGCATCGAGGGTGATGGCGTGGCTGGCGGGAAGGTCGGATTTTTGGAAACATTCCTACATCAGCCATTGGCCGGTGCGTGCGGGCGTGCGGGAGAGCCGCCGCTGGATCGGTGAGACGGTGCTGACGGGGGCGGATGTTTTGGCGGGGCGGCGGTTCGAGGATGAGATAGCCCTGGCAACGTGGCCGATGGAGTTCCGCGAAAACGCGCGCGGGCCGAAGCTGAAATTTCCGGAGGGGGATCGGCCGACCGGGATTCCGCTGGGCTGCCTGAAGCCGCGCGGCGTGGACGGGCTTTTTGTCGCGGGGCGGTGTATTTCCGCGGACCACGACGCGCAGGCGTCCGTCCGGGTGATGGGGACGTGCTTCGCCACGGGCGAGGCGGCGGGGAGGGCGGCGGTGGGTGCGTGCCGGGTGGATGGGGATCGATGA
- a CDS encoding type II secretion system protein GspG, translating to MHPTRSRFKWAIVTTALIAVLGYAAITNLHRFTTPPPAGQTTDPEMQKLEAALATYKQKIGHYPSTVQGLAALVEKPTTDPIPANWTRVLEKLNPDPWGTPYHYKIPGRRSPDKPEIASAGPDTIFGTSDDLVHQMK from the coding sequence ATGCACCCCACCCGCTCCCGCTTCAAATGGGCGATCGTCACGACCGCCCTCATCGCCGTCCTCGGCTACGCCGCCATCACCAACCTCCACCGGTTCACCACGCCACCGCCCGCCGGACAGACCACCGATCCGGAAATGCAAAAACTCGAAGCCGCCCTCGCCACCTACAAGCAGAAGATCGGCCACTACCCGAGCACCGTGCAAGGCCTCGCCGCGCTCGTCGAAAAACCCACCACCGATCCCATCCCCGCCAACTGGACCCGGGTCCTCGAAAAACTCAACCCCGATCCCTGGGGCACCCCCTACCACTACAAGATCCCCGGCCGCCGCAGCCCCGACAAACCCGAGATCGCCAGCGCCGGCCCCGACACCATCTTCGGCACCTCCGACGACCTCGTCCACCAGATGAAATAG
- a CDS encoding acyl carrier protein, protein MAVSNKKKSPTPVEVIDWLNDEGVLELDWDFPEEGDLFAAGLDSMAVMQLVVAVEDKYEVELGPEDLTKANLATPTTLAALIGRRIS, encoded by the coding sequence ATGGCAGTTTCAAACAAGAAGAAATCACCAACACCCGTCGAGGTAATCGACTGGCTCAATGACGAAGGCGTGTTGGAATTGGATTGGGATTTTCCCGAGGAGGGCGACTTGTTCGCCGCAGGTCTGGACTCGATGGCGGTGATGCAGTTGGTCGTCGCGGTGGAGGACAAGTATGAGGTGGAGCTGGGGCCGGAGGATCTGACGAAGGCGAACCTGGCGACGCCGACGACGCTGGCTGCCTTGATCGGCAGGCGGATTTCATGA
- a CDS encoding MBL fold metallo-hydrolase, which translates to MTFLGTGTSVGVPVIGCDCAVCLSDEPRNKRSRSSVVVRTGEVTVLVDSGPDLRQQALRENLREIDAVIYTHGHVDHVVGFDELRAFCWRRTEPLPLHATAGCMEVLQRMFGWAFFPEQQVAGYVRPDARWITGPFSYGDLRITPLPVEHASVETVGFLFGVEGKRSLAYLPDVKRIPEATLELLRGVDVLVVDALRSAPHPTHFSLGDALATAAETGAAEVWLTHLSHEYDARSCGLEIPDNVRLAWDGLTVSL; encoded by the coding sequence ATGACATTTCTGGGGACGGGCACTTCGGTGGGGGTGCCGGTGATCGGTTGCGACTGCGCGGTGTGCTTGTCCGATGAGCCGCGGAACAAGCGGTCCCGGTCGTCGGTGGTGGTGAGGACGGGGGAGGTGACGGTGCTGGTGGATTCGGGGCCGGACCTGCGGCAGCAGGCGTTGCGGGAGAACCTGCGGGAGATCGACGCGGTGATCTACACGCACGGGCATGTGGATCATGTGGTGGGCTTTGACGAGTTGCGGGCGTTCTGCTGGCGGAGGACGGAGCCGCTGCCGCTGCATGCCACGGCGGGTTGCATGGAGGTCCTGCAGCGGATGTTCGGCTGGGCGTTTTTTCCGGAACAGCAGGTGGCCGGTTATGTGAGGCCGGACGCGCGGTGGATCACGGGCCCGTTTTCGTATGGGGATCTGCGGATCACTCCGCTGCCGGTGGAGCATGCCTCGGTGGAGACGGTGGGGTTCCTGTTCGGGGTGGAGGGAAAGAGGTCCCTCGCGTATCTCCCGGATGTGAAGCGGATCCCGGAGGCGACGCTGGAACTGCTGCGGGGGGTGGACGTGCTGGTGGTGGACGCGTTGCGGAGTGCGCCGCACCCCACCCATTTTTCCCTCGGCGACGCGCTGGCGACGGCGGCGGAAACGGGCGCGGCGGAGGTCTGGCTGACGCACCTGAGCCACGAGTATGACGCGCGTTCATGCGGGCTGGAGATTCCGGACAACGTGCGGCTGGCCTGGGACGGGCTGACGGTTTCCTTGTAA